The genomic stretch GTGCCCGTTGTGATGCCATTGGCGTCCGGACCATCACTGAAATTCCCGGAACCGGTAATTTGAGCGATGTCCTGATTATTCATGTTACGCCACGCCATCGAACCTGAATCATCCAGGATAAACAGGATGTTCGGCGCCACCTTGTTGCCGGTGGTCAACGGTTCGTCCGGAATGGTGATGCCCGCACTGACCGGCAATGCCAGCAAGGTAGCGAGGCAGGCTGCGGGTGCCACCCACCAAGGTTGCGTCGCTGCGAAATACTTACGGGCTTGAACGACTCGGGTCTTCATGGCGGCGCTCACAGCTTGGGACTACGGTAGATGACATCGGATTGCAGGACCACCATCGCACGCCCGTCGGTATTGGTGCGTGCGGTGATGCGGAACAGCGGTCCGCGATTGGTGGTCTCCGACCCCGGGATGACGCCGGTGGTCTCCATGGCAGTGGTGTTTTCGCCCAGATACTCGATCCAATACTGGGTTGCCACGCCACGGAGGGTGGGGCCCGCGCGCCACCCCGCGGCGGATTCCGCGGTGTAGGAAGGGCAGATACCATCGCTCGCGCAGTCGGCGGCGGTAGGCACCGTGGTGCGCCATTTGGGCGCTGCTGCCAAGTTGGCCCGAGCAGTTGCAAGCGCGTTCTCCACCGCCTGCGTAGCCAAGCTGCGGTCGCGTAGATTGGCGCTCATGCGCTCCTGCATCGCGGAGCTGCGCAGCACCGCCACGCCAAGCACCGACATCACCACCAGCAACAACAGGACTACGAGCAGCGAGATGCCCCGTTGCCGCCGGTTGCCCCGAAAAGACTGGACGTTCTTCATAGACTGCGATTCCTGATACTGGCGGTAGAAGCCACGTTTCGGTTCACGATGTCGTTCTCACCAGGGGCTTTGGAGGGCATCACCGCCCGCATGGGCATGAACATGCGCACGGCATCCACCGACTGGAAATCCGTGGGCGCAGCGACATACACCGCGGGGTTGCCGTTGGCCGCCTGGTGGTAGGTCACGTCCAGCCGCTGCACCCCCTCAGCCACTTCCTGGTCACCGCCGCCATTGCGGTTGACGTACAGCGAATTGCCGGTGGCGCCGCCGTTGGCCTTCACATGCCAGCGGTTATTACGGAAGCGCGCGATGGAGATGCTGGCCGGATCGCCATATTCGGTAAGCGCCGGGTCGAACTCCAATGCTGCCGTAAACGTAACGGTTTGCCCGGCAATCGAGGCGATCTGGGCAAACCCGGTCATGGCCGCATTGCACACCATGACGCGGTCACCCACCTTGAAAATGTCACTCGCCTGGGGCGCGCTTTCCACCAACGTGACCGCGGACGCGGACGCCGTTTTCACCCGGTACGACAGGTCATCCGCCGACACCGTGGTGAGCTCGGTTGCGCTGCCGGAAAGGGGGGTCTTGAATGACGTGCTCATCGCGTCCAACCCCAGCACCGAAGCTTCTGCGGAGCAGGCGGAACTTCCGGTGGACCGCACATCCTTGGAGAGCAATTCGTAGGCCACGCGCGCGTTTTCCTGCACACGGTTCTGTCCATCGCTGGCATTGAACGTGCGCAGATTGGACTGGAACACGGCGACAGCCGCACCCAGCACAAGAAGACCCAGCACCATGGCAACCATCAATTCGATCAGACCGAAGCCTGCTTGCTTTCCCCTGCTCATATGCGCGCCTCCGTCACCACCGTCCGGGTTTGAGCCCCCCCTGCGCGGCGGTCATCCCACTGGACGGTGACGGTATACACGCCACCTGC from Thermomonas sp. XSG encodes the following:
- a CDS encoding PilX N-terminal domain-containing pilus assembly protein, yielding MKNVQSFRGNRRQRGISLLVVLLLLVVMSVLGVAVLRSSAMQERMSANLRDRSLATQAVENALATARANLAAAPKWRTTVPTAADCASDGICPSYTAESAAGWRAGPTLRGVATQYWIEYLGENTTAMETTGVIPGSETTNRGPLFRITARTNTDGRAMVVLQSDVIYRSPKL
- a CDS encoding prepilin-type N-terminal cleavage/methylation domain-containing protein, whose translation is MSRGKQAGFGLIELMVAMVLGLLVLGAAVAVFQSNLRTFNASDGQNRVQENARVAYELLSKDVRSTGSSACSAEASVLGLDAMSTSFKTPLSGSATELTTVSADDLSYRVKTASASAVTLVESAPQASDIFKVGDRVMVCNAAMTGFAQIASIAGQTVTFTAALEFDPALTEYGDPASISIARFRNNRWHVKANGGATGNSLYVNRNGGGDQEVAEGVQRLDVTYHQAANGNPAVYVAAPTDFQSVDAVRMFMPMRAVMPSKAPGENDIVNRNVASTASIRNRSL